A genome region from Columba livia isolate bColLiv1 breed racing homer chromosome 2, bColLiv1.pat.W.v2, whole genome shotgun sequence includes the following:
- the KIF9 gene encoding kinesin-like protein KIF9 isoform X2 gives MDAVERVHTFVRVKPTANFAQDMIKFGPDNKSVNIYIKKDARKGVVNNTQTDWSFRLDGVLHSTSQELAYETVAQKLVSEALSGYNGTIMCYGQTGAGKTYTMTGATSEYKHRGIIPRAIQQVFKATARSVDPLVTVRISYLEIYNETMFDLLSPAGSGPGGTPMAVVDCPQGVYVKGLSIHPVSDEEDALSLLLEGEANRVIAEHTLNKNSSRSHCIFTIYIESRFRAFSDVKCVTSKINLIDLAGSERLSKTGSEGQVLKEAAYINKSLLFLEQIVIALADPKRDHVPFRQSKLTHVLKDSLGGNCNTVLVANICGEAVHVEETLSSLRFATRMKWITTAPVINKTYNQEANRSSVTYGPLTDTQVAEIKSQVHRYLQGAIDEIDIVNVRQIQEVFKQFKLILRQQEHEVKATLRHKYLLIDKTDAAAVAALQKTGVADVGGNLLHEWVLGMRNSPSSSRRGKKKKTRKSSEQPKKERIRSSLAGRDVHGSSRSKSRARISTKDLDVKQGARNQDTANMGAEPSKPAPAEDFQLPRSPPPKPVAFEQFKEECGSEINRVFKENKRILLAKKKRSSVVAQSISFLKREMENVQKALEAQQQERCQQGEYVDEKGQLIMDEELLLIMKLKDLKEEYRSAHAELQELRAEVQGCQQLVDQCRNKLISEFEIWYNESFLIPKDLREALKPGGNIRPGMIPINRVTCLEEDVQERFEQLQEALLPACPASASFYRAKMKTDQKHAYSRAMSSLEKMRRKPGLITAAGKTKPLSFLHVE, from the exons ATGGATGCAGTAGAAAGAGTCCACACGTTTGTGCGGGTGAAGCCAACAGCCAATTTTGCTCAAGATATGATCAAGTTTGGGCCAGACAACAAG AGTGTAAATATATACATCAAAAAGGACGCGAGGAAGGGAGTTGTGAACAACACGCAGACGGACTGGTCCTTTCGGCTGGACGGCGTCCTCCACAGCACCTCCCAGGAACTGGCTTACGAGACCGTGGCGCAGAAACTGGTGTCCGAAGCTTTAAGCGGTTATAATG GTACGATAATGTGCTACGGGCAAACGGGGGCTGGGAAAACGTACACGATGACGGGAGCGACCAGCGAGTACAAGCACCGTGGAATCATCCCCCGCGCGATACAGCAG GTCTTCAAAGCAACCGCACGTTCCGTTGATCCGTTGGTCACCGTGCGAATATCCTACCTGGAGATCTACAACGAGACCATGTTCGACCTCCTGTCCCCCGCGGGCAGCGGGCCGGGCGGCACGCCGATGGCCGTGGTGGATTGTCCGCAGGGCGTTTACGTGAAGGGATTGTCCATACATCCCGTTAGCGACGAGGAAGATGCTCTAAGTCTCCTTTTGGAG GGTGAGGCCAACAGGGTGATAGCGGAGCACACGCTGAATAAGAATTCATCCCGATCCCATTGCATCTTTACTATTTACATTGAG TCTCGTTTCAGAGCTTTCTCAGATGTCAAATGCGTTACCTCTAAAATCAACTTAATCGATCTGGCAGGTTCAGAGCGACTGAGCAAGACTGGA TCGGAGGGGCAGGTTCTGAAAGAAGCCGCCTACATCAACAAGTCCCTGTTGTTCCTCGAGCAAATCGTCATCGCCCTGGCTGACCCCAAGAGGGACCACGTCCCGTTCCGGCAGAGCAAGCTCACCCACGTCCTCAAGGACTCGCTGG GGGGAAACTGCAACACTGTCCTGGTGGCAAATATCTGTGGGGAGGCCGTGCATGTAGAAGAGACT TTGTCTTCTCTTCGTTTTGCTACCAGAATGAAATGGATCACGACAGCGCCGGTCATCAACAAGACGTACAACCAAGAG GCAAATCGTTCTTCGGTGACTTATGGGCCTCTGACCGACACGCAGGTAGCGGAGATTAAATCTCAAGTGCACCGTTACCTACAAGGAGCCATTGATGAAATTGAT ATCGTGAACGTCAGGCAAATCCAGGAGGTTTTCAAGCAGTTCAAACTGATACTAAG GCAGCAGGAGCACGAAGTGAAGGCCACACTACGACACAAGTACCTCCTGATAGACAAAACCGACGCAGCTGCTGTCGCTGCTCTTCAGAAG ACAGGTGTCGCTGATGTCGGTGGGAATTTGCTGCATGAATGGGTTCTGGGGATGAGAAATTCTCCTTCTTCATCCAGACGtggcaagaagaagaaaaccaggaaaagcAGCGAGCAGCCCAA GAAGGAAAGAATCAGGAGCTCTCTCGCGGGGAGAGACGTGCATGGTTCTTCACGATCAAAAAGCCGGGCAAGAATTTCCACCAAGGATCTGGATGTGAAACAGGGAGCAAGGAACCAGGACACAGCGAATATGGGTGCAGAGCCCTCAAAACCAGCTCCCGCGGAGGATTTCCAGCTGCCCAG GTCCCCTCCACCCAAGCCAGTGGCGTTCGAGCAGTTTAAGGAGGAGTGCGGCAGCGAGATCAACCGCGTCTTCAAAGAGAACAAGCGCATCCTCCTGGCCAAGAAGAAGAGAAGCAGTGTGGTAGCGCAGAGCATCAGCTTCCTCAAGCGGGAGATGGAGAACGTGCAGAAGGCTCTGGAGGCGCAGCAGCAGGAGCGGTGCCAGCAGG GAGAGTACGTTGATGAGAAAGGACAGCTCATCATGGATGAGGAGCTCCTACTCATCATGAAGCTGAAGGACCTGAAGGAAGAGTATCGATCTGCTCACGCCGAACTGCAGGAGCTGAGGGCAGAGGTCCAGGGCTGCCAGCAGCTGGTGGACCAGTGTCGCAACAAACTCATCTCAG AGTTTGAGATCTGGTACAACGAGTCCTTCCTTATCCCTAAGGATTTACGGGAAGCTTTGAAGCCCGGTGGTAACATCAGACCTGGAATGATTCCCATCAACAGAGTCACGTGCCTG GAGGAAGACGTGCAGGAGCGGTttgagcagctgcaggaggcgCTGCTGCCGGCCTGCCCGGCCTCCGCCTCCTTCTACAGGGCGAAGATGAAGACGGATCAAAAG CACGCGTACAGCAGAGCCATGTCGTCCCTTGAGAAAATGCGGAGGAAACCCGGGCTCATCACGGCTGCCGGGAAGACAAAACCCTTGTCGTTTCTGCACGTTGAGTAG
- the KIF9 gene encoding kinesin-like protein KIF9 isoform X1, producing the protein MDAVERVHTFVRVKPTANFAQDMIKFGPDNKSVNIYIKKDARKGVVNNTQTDWSFRLDGVLHSTSQELAYETVAQKLVSEALSGYNGTIMCYGQTGAGKTYTMTGATSEYKHRGIIPRAIQQVFKATARSVDPLVTVRISYLEIYNETMFDLLSPAGSGPGGTPMAVVDCPQGVYVKGLSIHPVSDEEDALSLLLEGEANRVIAEHTLNKNSSRSHCIFTIYIESRFRAFSDVKCVTSKINLIDLAGSERLSKTGSEGQVLKEAAYINKSLLFLEQIVIALADPKRDHVPFRQSKLTHVLKDSLGGNCNTVLVANICGEAVHVEETLSSLRFATRMKWITTAPVINKTYNQEGVVKALEKEIDLLRQELAMHDSLANRSSVTYGPLTDTQVAEIKSQVHRYLQGAIDEIDIVNVRQIQEVFKQFKLILRQQEHEVKATLRHKYLLIDKTDAAAVAALQKTGVADVGGNLLHEWVLGMRNSPSSSRRGKKKKTRKSSEQPKKERIRSSLAGRDVHGSSRSKSRARISTKDLDVKQGARNQDTANMGAEPSKPAPAEDFQLPRSPPPKPVAFEQFKEECGSEINRVFKENKRILLAKKKRSSVVAQSISFLKREMENVQKALEAQQQERCQQGEYVDEKGQLIMDEELLLIMKLKDLKEEYRSAHAELQELRAEVQGCQQLVDQCRNKLISEFEIWYNESFLIPKDLREALKPGGNIRPGMIPINRVTCLEEDVQERFEQLQEALLPACPASASFYRAKMKTDQKHAYSRAMSSLEKMRRKPGLITAAGKTKPLSFLHVE; encoded by the exons ATGGATGCAGTAGAAAGAGTCCACACGTTTGTGCGGGTGAAGCCAACAGCCAATTTTGCTCAAGATATGATCAAGTTTGGGCCAGACAACAAG AGTGTAAATATATACATCAAAAAGGACGCGAGGAAGGGAGTTGTGAACAACACGCAGACGGACTGGTCCTTTCGGCTGGACGGCGTCCTCCACAGCACCTCCCAGGAACTGGCTTACGAGACCGTGGCGCAGAAACTGGTGTCCGAAGCTTTAAGCGGTTATAATG GTACGATAATGTGCTACGGGCAAACGGGGGCTGGGAAAACGTACACGATGACGGGAGCGACCAGCGAGTACAAGCACCGTGGAATCATCCCCCGCGCGATACAGCAG GTCTTCAAAGCAACCGCACGTTCCGTTGATCCGTTGGTCACCGTGCGAATATCCTACCTGGAGATCTACAACGAGACCATGTTCGACCTCCTGTCCCCCGCGGGCAGCGGGCCGGGCGGCACGCCGATGGCCGTGGTGGATTGTCCGCAGGGCGTTTACGTGAAGGGATTGTCCATACATCCCGTTAGCGACGAGGAAGATGCTCTAAGTCTCCTTTTGGAG GGTGAGGCCAACAGGGTGATAGCGGAGCACACGCTGAATAAGAATTCATCCCGATCCCATTGCATCTTTACTATTTACATTGAG TCTCGTTTCAGAGCTTTCTCAGATGTCAAATGCGTTACCTCTAAAATCAACTTAATCGATCTGGCAGGTTCAGAGCGACTGAGCAAGACTGGA TCGGAGGGGCAGGTTCTGAAAGAAGCCGCCTACATCAACAAGTCCCTGTTGTTCCTCGAGCAAATCGTCATCGCCCTGGCTGACCCCAAGAGGGACCACGTCCCGTTCCGGCAGAGCAAGCTCACCCACGTCCTCAAGGACTCGCTGG GGGGAAACTGCAACACTGTCCTGGTGGCAAATATCTGTGGGGAGGCCGTGCATGTAGAAGAGACT TTGTCTTCTCTTCGTTTTGCTACCAGAATGAAATGGATCACGACAGCGCCGGTCATCAACAAGACGTACAACCAAGAG GGGGTGGTGAAGGCTTTGGAGAAGGAGATTGATCTTCTGAGGCAGGAACTGGCCATGCACGACAGCTTG GCAAATCGTTCTTCGGTGACTTATGGGCCTCTGACCGACACGCAGGTAGCGGAGATTAAATCTCAAGTGCACCGTTACCTACAAGGAGCCATTGATGAAATTGAT ATCGTGAACGTCAGGCAAATCCAGGAGGTTTTCAAGCAGTTCAAACTGATACTAAG GCAGCAGGAGCACGAAGTGAAGGCCACACTACGACACAAGTACCTCCTGATAGACAAAACCGACGCAGCTGCTGTCGCTGCTCTTCAGAAG ACAGGTGTCGCTGATGTCGGTGGGAATTTGCTGCATGAATGGGTTCTGGGGATGAGAAATTCTCCTTCTTCATCCAGACGtggcaagaagaagaaaaccaggaaaagcAGCGAGCAGCCCAA GAAGGAAAGAATCAGGAGCTCTCTCGCGGGGAGAGACGTGCATGGTTCTTCACGATCAAAAAGCCGGGCAAGAATTTCCACCAAGGATCTGGATGTGAAACAGGGAGCAAGGAACCAGGACACAGCGAATATGGGTGCAGAGCCCTCAAAACCAGCTCCCGCGGAGGATTTCCAGCTGCCCAG GTCCCCTCCACCCAAGCCAGTGGCGTTCGAGCAGTTTAAGGAGGAGTGCGGCAGCGAGATCAACCGCGTCTTCAAAGAGAACAAGCGCATCCTCCTGGCCAAGAAGAAGAGAAGCAGTGTGGTAGCGCAGAGCATCAGCTTCCTCAAGCGGGAGATGGAGAACGTGCAGAAGGCTCTGGAGGCGCAGCAGCAGGAGCGGTGCCAGCAGG GAGAGTACGTTGATGAGAAAGGACAGCTCATCATGGATGAGGAGCTCCTACTCATCATGAAGCTGAAGGACCTGAAGGAAGAGTATCGATCTGCTCACGCCGAACTGCAGGAGCTGAGGGCAGAGGTCCAGGGCTGCCAGCAGCTGGTGGACCAGTGTCGCAACAAACTCATCTCAG AGTTTGAGATCTGGTACAACGAGTCCTTCCTTATCCCTAAGGATTTACGGGAAGCTTTGAAGCCCGGTGGTAACATCAGACCTGGAATGATTCCCATCAACAGAGTCACGTGCCTG GAGGAAGACGTGCAGGAGCGGTttgagcagctgcaggaggcgCTGCTGCCGGCCTGCCCGGCCTCCGCCTCCTTCTACAGGGCGAAGATGAAGACGGATCAAAAG CACGCGTACAGCAGAGCCATGTCGTCCCTTGAGAAAATGCGGAGGAAACCCGGGCTCATCACGGCTGCCGGGAAGACAAAACCCTTGTCGTTTCTGCACGTTGAGTAG
- the KIF9 gene encoding kinesin-like protein KIF9 isoform X3: protein MDAVERVHTFVRVKPTANFAQDMIKFGPDNKSVNIYIKKDARKGVVNNTQTDWSFRLDGVLHSTSQELAYETVAQKLVSEALSGYNGTIMCYGQTGAGKTYTMTGATSEYKHRGIIPRAIQQVFKATARSVDPLVTVRISYLEIYNETMFDLLSPAGSGPGGTPMAVVDCPQGVYVKGLSIHPVSDEEDALSLLLEGEANRVIAEHTLNKNSSRSHCIFTIYIESRFRAFSDVKCVTSKINLIDLAGSERLSKTGSEGQVLKEAAYINKSLLFLEQIVIALADPKRDHVPFRQSKLTHVLKDSLGGNCNTVLVANICGEAVHVEETLSSLRFATRMKWITTAPVINKTYNQEGVVKALEKEIDLLRQELAMHDSLANRSSVTYGPLTDTQVAEIKSQVHRYLQGAIDEIDIVNVRQIQEVFKQFKLILRENTILDKSAGFCTRSCCCNLPALRRDVQRPLVENFTGLKRLLGK, encoded by the exons ATGGATGCAGTAGAAAGAGTCCACACGTTTGTGCGGGTGAAGCCAACAGCCAATTTTGCTCAAGATATGATCAAGTTTGGGCCAGACAACAAG AGTGTAAATATATACATCAAAAAGGACGCGAGGAAGGGAGTTGTGAACAACACGCAGACGGACTGGTCCTTTCGGCTGGACGGCGTCCTCCACAGCACCTCCCAGGAACTGGCTTACGAGACCGTGGCGCAGAAACTGGTGTCCGAAGCTTTAAGCGGTTATAATG GTACGATAATGTGCTACGGGCAAACGGGGGCTGGGAAAACGTACACGATGACGGGAGCGACCAGCGAGTACAAGCACCGTGGAATCATCCCCCGCGCGATACAGCAG GTCTTCAAAGCAACCGCACGTTCCGTTGATCCGTTGGTCACCGTGCGAATATCCTACCTGGAGATCTACAACGAGACCATGTTCGACCTCCTGTCCCCCGCGGGCAGCGGGCCGGGCGGCACGCCGATGGCCGTGGTGGATTGTCCGCAGGGCGTTTACGTGAAGGGATTGTCCATACATCCCGTTAGCGACGAGGAAGATGCTCTAAGTCTCCTTTTGGAG GGTGAGGCCAACAGGGTGATAGCGGAGCACACGCTGAATAAGAATTCATCCCGATCCCATTGCATCTTTACTATTTACATTGAG TCTCGTTTCAGAGCTTTCTCAGATGTCAAATGCGTTACCTCTAAAATCAACTTAATCGATCTGGCAGGTTCAGAGCGACTGAGCAAGACTGGA TCGGAGGGGCAGGTTCTGAAAGAAGCCGCCTACATCAACAAGTCCCTGTTGTTCCTCGAGCAAATCGTCATCGCCCTGGCTGACCCCAAGAGGGACCACGTCCCGTTCCGGCAGAGCAAGCTCACCCACGTCCTCAAGGACTCGCTGG GGGGAAACTGCAACACTGTCCTGGTGGCAAATATCTGTGGGGAGGCCGTGCATGTAGAAGAGACT TTGTCTTCTCTTCGTTTTGCTACCAGAATGAAATGGATCACGACAGCGCCGGTCATCAACAAGACGTACAACCAAGAG GGGGTGGTGAAGGCTTTGGAGAAGGAGATTGATCTTCTGAGGCAGGAACTGGCCATGCACGACAGCTTG GCAAATCGTTCTTCGGTGACTTATGGGCCTCTGACCGACACGCAGGTAGCGGAGATTAAATCTCAAGTGCACCGTTACCTACAAGGAGCCATTGATGAAATTGAT ATCGTGAACGTCAGGCAAATCCAGGAGGTTTTCAAGCAGTTCAAACTGATACTAAG GGAAAACACAATTCTGGACAAATCTGCTGGTTTCTGCACAAGAAGCTGTTGCTGTAACCTCCCAGCGCTCAGACGTGACGTGCAAAGGCCCTTGGTGGAAAACTTCACTGGTTTAAAACGTCTGCTTGGCAAATAA